DNA sequence from the Piliocolobus tephrosceles isolate RC106 chromosome 9, ASM277652v3, whole genome shotgun sequence genome:
tctcaaaaaaaaaaaaaaaaaattttgtagagctGCAGTTGGGATTGTTTTAGACACCGGCCTGtgtatttcaaattgtttttcagaaatgatGTTCCTTGCTATTCCCCAGCACCCCCCTTATCTCTTAGAATCATAATGCAGGCtttagaggcaggagaattgcttgaacccaggaggcgttggttgtggtgagccaagatcgtgccattgcactcccgcctgggcaacaagagcgaaactccatctcaaaaaaaaaaaaataaaattttttttatagattatCTAATCAAACATTCCCTCTTAAAGTAAGAAAATGGAGGCCCAAACTTCGTGGCTGTCTATGGGCTGTATGACTGTTGGGCAGTGGAACCAGTCCAGCTGTCTTTGTCAGTCCATTGCTTTTCCCCCTGTGGTTTAGGGCAGTCAGTTTTTTTGTCCTTAAATTATCAAAAGCCCTTCAATTTTATTGGTAGTAGAAGTTCTAGCTTGCTCCCTCTGCCAAAGTGTCCTTGCACTGATAAATGTAGACCAGCAGTGTTCAATGCAATTTTCTGCAAGGAAGgaaatgtctgtgtctgtgttgGTATGGTAGTATGGTAGTCAGCAGTCACGTTTGGCTGCCAGACACTTAGAATGTATGGTTGGTGCTCCTAAGGAAATATCtccattttactttaaatttaagtAACCACATATGGGTAGTGGCTACTGAGTGGGATGGCACAGATCTGAGTGTTCTCGTTTGTTCTCCACGCCCCAGGTATCAGGTAAGGTCAGGTTATGAGTTTAAACTGTTCTGTTACATTTGTAAACTCTAAGCCCCAGCTTGGATTGGATGTACTTATAATTATCCCATTTGGTCTAACAGTAGTAAGAACCTGACTTGTCATGGCTACAGGGATGAAGGTGGCTGGAGAAGAGGACCAGCTGAGGAATCTTCAAGCTGGAGAGACTCAAGTCGTCGGGACGATAGAGATAGGGATGACCGTCGCCGTGAGAGGGATGACCGGCGTGATCTGAGAGAAAGACGAGATCTAAGAGACGATAGGGACCGAAGAGGACCTCCGCTCAGATCAGAACGTGAAGAAGGTATAGATGTTACATACAACTGAAGTATTGGAGAACCGTCATTTCTTAGGGGGGATTTGGGTTATTTAATTACATTATAAACTTGTATGAATGCCAACAATAAGAGAGCTGATGTTTATTCCATTTAGAATTCAGGATTTTCATACAGTTAATGGTCATGTTTTGAAGTGCACTTATCTCTAAATTCAAAGTACAGTAGTAGACTAAACTGGATAGTAGGCAATATATATACAGTttacttaataaaaatgaaaaaaattgttactTAAAAGCAACTTCTTGAGAGATTAAGCATAAAGTAGAAACATTTTCTCTGAAATTGTAACAGaagtttctttcttaaaatatatgtatttttcattttaaaaatactaatttttctcttggtttttaaaaatttattttccgtATGTCTTGACATCCTGTTGTGAGAGAATTTTTCTATCATAGCCATAACTTTAAAAACTCCTGTATTTTATGTGGTTAATTTGCTGTTAAAATTCTTCAAGAGCCAAAAATCCTTTCAGTTATAAAATTTTCATTCAGCCAGATTTTTGCTACCTTGTCTTATGGGTTTATACCAGCTGCAGTCCTTCCCAGGCCAGGGGTTTCTGCCTGTTTTCAAATTTTGAGTTTTATCTGTACATCTGTATGTTAAAGATTGTGAGAAATTGTACAAGCTTTAATTATGATTTCTGTATTGTTAGTCTTTAGTACAGGAATTTTGAGTAATTTGAGGCATTTCTTCTGCTTGTTAATATGTGCCAATAGAATATAGtactaacttaattttttttttttttattaaactttctaGTAAGTTCTTGGAGACGTGCTGATGACAGGAAAGATGACCGGGCAGAAGAGCGGGACCCTCCTCGTCGAGTTCCTCCCCCAGCTCTTTCAAGAGACCGAGAAAGAGACCGAGAAAGAGAAGGTGAAAAAGAGAAGGCCTCATGGAGAGCTGAAAAAGATAGGGAGTCTCTTCGTCGTACTAAAAATGAGACTGATGAAGATGGATGGACCACAGTACGACGTTAAGTCTCAAGATAATGGATTTAAACTGGTGTCTTAAATAGGTTTGATCACATTCAAGGATTATTATACTTGTGCTTCAACCAGTCTAAATTGGATTCTTTAATGTTGTTTCACCATAACACAAAAAGCATGAACTTGTATTAATCCTATATAATAGATTGATCATGCACCATATCCACAGGAGGTTGGAAAAACCATGCCATTTTCTGGAATTTAAGGGTGTTGCATTATTTCATCAATCATTtgttgacaaaaaagaaaaactaaaaaataaatttaaaatgtgaacttTCAGGTATTGAGTAACACCTTTATCTTGGTATAGaactgatatatttttttttattttgaaatatctgaTATTAATTTGGAATGAAGTAAGGTtctgttaaagaaaatatatttgaagaccCTTTAAAGCAGTGAATCTGAAACAATTTTCACACCTTTAAGTGGTTGATATGTACCTATTTTAGGTATTTTGAGGTATTTACCATAAACtaaatttagaaagtttttaGATTCACTTGAAGTAAACATTACAAACATTGGATACGGTGGGGTTTTCTTTAGATTTTACTTGAGAGAAGGTGAGTACAAAGCAATTTGCAGTTGTTGTAATGACAAGAATACTGCGCAAGTGTGAATCCAAACAGtatagcttttaaattttaaagcatttggtAAACTATCGCTGAGTTTTTTTCTGTTGCCAATAGTAAACTGCTTTTCCATTAATGGAGAATTCATGCCTttcaagcattttaaatatgacaatatttataaatgtatggTTTGGAGGAATCGTCTAAATTctttcctaattttctttctcttcaagaTAGATTCTTTCAACAAGTAATTTGTAGTAATGACTGTGTTGACTTCAATTCTGGAGTGTAGTAGCTATGTTAAAGATTAACTATTTGGTCTCATTGAAGCCAACACAGAACTTGCTGCTGTGTTTTTTCTTCAgtgataaataaaatacttacagaATTTGTTTTAGTGTTGATTTGTGGttatagtattttgtttataAGGGTAAGTTTGCATCTTCAGTTGAGTTTTTTTACTTGAATTTTTATCAGTGCCATTAAATGTCTGTGTTTAGTATCAATGAATATGAACCTAAGTATAACAAAGAAAGCATATGTGGCTAGGATGTCTCCCCTAAAATGTCTTCCTTTGTTAATGCAGAAATTCCTTAGTTTCCTTGTAAAGCTGTCCTCTgagtttgtgtgtgcatgtgtgtgtttgaagTACCACCTTGGGTTTTCACctgaaattagaaaaatcataGTTAATTTGAGAAAATGTTACAAATTCATCATGGCTGTAGGCACTTATTATTTCTGTTGAGTAGTGGtgagaattccttttttttttttttgagacagagtctcgctgggacgcccaggctggagtgcagtggccggatctcagctcactgcaagctccgcctctcgggttcacgccattctcctgcctcagcctcctgagtagctgggactacaggcgccgccacctcgcccagctagttttttgtattttttagtagagacggggtttcaccgggttagccagaatggtctcgatctgctgacctcgtgatccgcccgtctcggcctcccaaagtgctgggattacaggcttgagccaccgcgcccggccgagaattcCTATTGGTACAGCTGTAGGGCCAGAAGAGGGAGTATTGATGCTTTTTAACTTAACCAGATGCAGCCTTTTTTGTTTGATGTTACCAATGatagaaatcattttaaacaCCTTTCTTAGTATCTGGTATTTCAAATAACGTAGAAGTCTTTAAAGGTCTTTTGTGGGGAGAAGGACTTTTCTTTCATAACAAGAGAATTTCAGATCAGTGATTATCAGTGGGGCAGTAACCTGCTAAGAGTTTGCTTCCTGGAGAGTAGATCTGTATGTGTGACATCACAGGTAAGCCCCAACAATTTATTTAATCAGATTTGTTCAGATGAGTTACTGTTGCCTACCTTAGGGTTAGGTTTCAAGGCTAGTCAGGAAACCCATTCTTTCTGCTCAGTTTCCCGTACTGTTCTCCCAAGTTCTTTGTCCTGGGAGCAGAACCCAAGTGCAAGAGGAGGGCAGAAGAGTCTGATGCTGTTACCTTGCGATCCTGCTCTTGGTTTCCACTGTCCAGGCTGTACAACTCTGTCTACTCCCACTAGTATTTACCAACAGGTGTTAAAGGAAAGCTGAACAAGCAGCCTACTCACCGATCTGCTAGGTGGTCTTCCATGTTCCTGGTGGCTTCTGCAGTTTCACTGAGAGTAACATTGCTGTTAATACAGATAGATCCGATAGTAGAGACATCATCGGTCCAAAAAAGATTCTGCATCTCATTAGTTGTCCATAGTGGCTACCAGGAGGTGGTTGGCATCTATAATGTGTGGGACGTTTTTATGTCAAGAAAtgcctatgttttttttttaaaccaaagacaCCAtagattgatttataatttttaagtctAATTGAAATACATGGGGTACTGTGAAAGGACTGTTGCTTGAGTGGCTACGATTAGAAAATCAGGACTAACAAACTTTTCTTTGTCTGGAAGCATATATATTtgtgataaaattttaatatgtataattttggTTTAATAAATCAAATCTATGACAAAAGTTGTTCTCATCAAAGCTAATAATTCTGCAACTTCCAAGAAGGACTTTgtaggaaaattaaaatacaaagagaaaaagccACTAAAAATTTAGGTCTGTACAGAAAAGAACAGGTTAAGACAATATGTACCTCTACAGTTGGAGAAGCCCTTTTGACTATTCCCTGTATTGTTTTGCATGCTTGGCCAAGTATGCAGCATGTTCTTATGAAGATAATTTTGTCATAATTACTTTGTATATTTCTTAAACTTTGAAAAATTGGGTTTCTCTAAATGTAATTTTGCAAAATGTTGAAAGTTTCATGTTGAAGTCCAaggatttttaaatgatgtatttGCATATACTTTTCATGAGAACCCTGGAAAATTAACTATAgtaatattctgtgttttaacTCCCAGTATTGTCAGCTGGAAAACAGGCAAATTTGGCACAGGGGCTGAACATGgggtacttttttcttttttggagacagttgctctgttgcccaggctggagtgcagtggcgcgatctgggctcactgcaacctccgcctcctgggttcaagtaattctcctgcctcagcctaccaagtagctgggattacaggcgcccaccaccacatctggctaatttttgtatttttagtagagagagggcttcgccatgttggccaggctggtctcctgacattgtgatccacttgcctcgcctcctgaagtgctgggattacaggcatgagccaccacgcccagcctgaaaatGGGGTACTTTAAAAACAGGAATAGTGGCTGCCTGACTCGTTGACGAGAGGGTCTTCTGGATACCTTTTCCAATACTCTCTTGCCCTCAGGAAGCTCCAGCTCAGTATGTTCTTAGTTCTGGTAAAATAGCAGTGTCAGAATATCAAATTAACATTAGGCACATCTCATCACAGTGACTCCCATATATTCAGGCTATATCAAAGCCTCCAAGACCTTTGGAAACCGTCTATAATTTGACTCTAGAAATACAAAGTAGCTAAATTGATCTTGCCACCTGCTTAGCCCTTTTGGCCTAGAGAATGCACTGATCTGTTTATAGTGGTCCTTTTGAAAAGGCAGAACAGGAGCAGTGGGAGAGGTGAGAGGATTCATGTTGACCTTAGAAACTTCACCCAGAAAGCGAAGCTCATTTAAACCGGTATAttttctaggaaaagaaaggagaacaaGTAATTACAGGGTTTCATTAAGCTACTTAATTTAGGCCCAATCAGATCAGCAGTTCCCTGGTCGAGTTAAGACTAGCAGCgttggattatttttctttcctggctAAGAAACAGTGTTTTCCCCCTGCCCCCAAGTTCTTGATATGTACCTTTTCTTTGACCAGAAAGAGCTATTGGGTATTTACCCCACCCTCTCACACACCTTCAAATGAAGGTTCCTGATGGAGCCAATTTGCTGTGGAGGAAGTTAGCTGTTATGAAAGCAGTCTAACTTATAGTAGCCTAACTAAATCCTACTGGGAGCTTTATACACATAAACTAAATCTCTTGCTGGTATCTTCAGATAGTGATGCATTTGTGTATTTCAGATGAGTTCATCTTAATTCACTTCTATTTTTTGCCTTCTATTGTCTTGATTGGCAGGTAGCTGCATTCCATAGTGTGGCATTCAGTACGGTGGATTTAAAAGTGAGGGTGGGAGGGTAAAGTAGGGGTTAGGAACTTTTGCCCAAGGATCAGGTTTAGTCTTGCTTATGGGGAACTGGTGGGGTTCCGGAAATGGACATGGGTCTTCCAGTAGGAGTGGGAACATGAAAGACCCCCAACAATTCCTTTAATTAGTGCTTATTCTAGTTTGAGCACTGCCTATATTAAAGTCAGACGCCGCCCACGGTGGAACCTTCTTGAATACGAGTTAATAAACGAATAGCTCAGAGCTAGAGATCCATCTTCTATTTAAGAGGCAACAGCTGGAATGGGCTTTCCTCCACTAGGAACCCTGAAATTGAGCAATCTAGGGTGAATACTGctgtcttcccttcttccctttgaTCTTAATATCAAACGTTTTTAAAGAACTGGAAGTGAGTGCGTCGAGAAAAGGCCAAGTAGGAAAGCTACAGGTGAAATTGATGAATTCATACTGTTACTGTATAAATACGCAGTTTTTTTAAACAGCACCATTTCCAAGTTATACACAATATGATTATGACTTGGCACAACTTTTAAAGGTGGAAAAGGCTAGTTACTAGTTCAGTAATAAAATATCTGGTACATAAAAGGATAAGGAGCTGTATTCTACCTGCTACAGATTGTGCATTTTACACCTCCATCTAGGACAGAAACAAGCCACAAGGAGGGAATACCCGCCCAAATTAATACTGGAAAGTTTACAAAACCTTCACTTCTCATAAGGGTGATGCTACCAGCGGCTTGCTTCACCTGGAATTAGAGTAACTGATTTTTTAAGGACAACTAAGAATATTACTCGCTTCAAACAATAAAATAGTCATTTTGCCGACATTTCATAAAATCGCCAGTTTTAAGCTCAGTtcagaggcttttaaaaaaatattctagaCCTAGTAAAGTGCCTCCATTCATAAAATGAAACAGCCAAGATTAGATTGAGACAATTTCATACTGATGCGCATCTAAAATAGGTCCACGTATACAGTAAATAAACAGCGCCTCTAAGTTGCCGTATTTCAGTTAGTGGAATACACACCCAGCCTTCGCCGTTCTGGATGTGCAAACTAGAAACTGAAGACATGGGGATTTCACCGTCTAGTCCCAATTGCTCGGCACGAAAGTACTCCACAAGGTCGGCTGCTTTTGAAAAACCACCAGGACGACGTCCCAAAGTAGAGCCGACCGCTGAGCCGCACGCCTCCCCACCGCGGGGGCAAGATGGTGTGCAGACCTAGTGGTGCGAAGGGCGGCGGCGGCGACCCTCGTTGGCCGGAAGCCCGGGCCCTCAGCGCAGCTTCTTGCCAGGCGGGCCGTCCCTGGCGCTGCGGggcggcgggcgggcgggcggcggcggcaCTTTGGAGAGCGGGCAGTACTTGATGGTGTGCGCGTTGTCGCCGCTGGCGCCGCACAGGGGACACGTGTAGCGGCGCAGCACGGGGCACAGCACTCGCCCGTCGGGGCCCTTGAGGATATGGGTGGTGTAGAGCGCCATCGCCTCCTTGTTGTTGCGGCAGAATACGCACACCTGCAGCTCCGGCTTCAACAGCCGGGCGGCCGCCGCCCCGGAGGCCGCGTGCAGCCGGGGCTCGGCCGCCCATGCTGGGGCCCGCTCCTCGCGCGGCGTCGCCTCGTTAGTAGTGGCGGCGGGCGTGCAGCCCAGCAGCACGGCGGCGGCACGACCTGCGAACGGGCTCAGCTCAGCGAAGCGCTCCTCCAGCAGCCCGGCCTCGGCGGGGCCCGCGCACAGCTCCAGCGCGCGCAGCTCCAGCGCTCCCCCCAGGTAGCGGCCCCGGGACCCCGGCTCGTCGCTGTCGTCGTCGTCGTCGTCCTCGTAGTAGTCGGGCGGCCCCAGCGCCGGCCCCAGCGCCCCAGGCCCGGTCCCCGCGTGGGGGGAGCAGCAGGACGAGGAGGAGGGCGGGGAGCCGCTGCCGCTGTTCCCACCGCGGGCGCAACCGAAGCGCGGCTCGCCGTCCACCGCTTTGGTGATGAGCGTGGCGAGCCCCAGGTAGTCGTTCCAGGAGCTGAAGGGCTGCGGGTGCGCCGGGCCCGGGGCGCTCACGTAGCGGGCGCTGGGCATGAGCGCCATAGGCGTGGGGGCGCGGCCGCGGCGGGGCGAGCGGGGCGCCCAGGGAAAAGCCTCCATGGGCGGGCTGCGGGCCGCGCGCCGCCTCCCCGCCGCCGGCGCGGGCCGGACGGAAGGGACACGCCGAGCCTGCCCGCCTGCCTGCCGCGGGGTGGGGCCGCCGCGCCGCCTTTTATCGGGCCCGCTCCTCCCCGCCCCCCGGCCTCGCCGCCGCGGCCCTGCCCCCTGCGCTCCCCCGCCCCGGCCACCTCGCCCGCTCCCCGGACGGAGGCGGAGCGGAGGCGGGCGGGCTGTGCGCGCGCTCCACTCCGGCCCGCGCGGCTCCCGCGCCCCGCGCGCCGCGCGCCGCGCCAGCTTCGCCAGCTGTCGGGAGGCCTTCATTCCGGGAGGGGGCGGGCGAGGCGCCGCCTCGGGCCGTGGCGCTCATTGGCTGCAGACCAGAGCCCCCCGGCGCCTCGGGCGCCGCTCCGGACTCTGATTGGTGGGGACTGGGGAGGGGGCGTGCTCTTCACGCAGCTGGTAGGTGAGGAGAAAGTAGGGGAGAGAAGGGCCGGGGAGGGACTGCTGCTGGGGTCCTCCTTCGTTCGAGCGCCGGGCCTGGGCTTGGAGCAGCTGACCAGGCCTGGGTCTCCTCGGCCTGGTGGTGAGGTCCACCGAGGACAGGGGTCAGGGTGGCCACAGGTTTACGCCTCCACCTCCCGGCCTTTAATGGCCCCAGGCCCGCATCCTGAGAATCCCCGCTATCCACCCTCTTCTCACCAACATCAGCATAAAAAGCTGGACGCGATGGGAGGATGCAGCTCTCCCATCACAGCCACCCAACCAGCCAGTGGCTTCCGTTTGCACCGCGCGTTGGAGCGCTTTCCCCTGAGCGAAATCCGCGCAGACTGAGGTTCGGGGAGGCTGTGGTTCCTGCCGCGGTAAGAGCGGAGGGACGCAGGACTTTCCCGCTCCTCGCAGCAGCCTTCCTCCCAACAGGTGCTCAGGGACCTCGGCCAATGGGTGGCCGATACCTGGTGACTTAGGTCGGGGTTGGGACTGGGCCGGAAAACCTCATGGCTGGAGAGCTTAGGACAGtgactggggtgtgtgtgtgtgtgtacctccTGCGCCCAGAGGCCTGAGTCAAAATGTGGGTTGTATGTGCAGTTTGAAAAACAACGTGTATTCAGTGTTATattttgcctccctccctccctccctccctccctccctcccttccttccttccttccttccttccttccttccttccttccttccttccttccctccctccttctctccttccctccttccttttctttctttctttcttttttttttgagatggagtctcgctctgtcgcccaggctggagtgcagtggccggatctcagctcactgcaagctccgcctcccgggtttacaccattctcctgcctcagcctcctgagtagctgggactacaggcgcccgccacctcgcccggctagttttttgtattttttagtagagatggggtttcacagtgttagctaggatggtctcgatctcctgacctcgtgatccgcccgtctcagcctcccaaagtgctgggattacaggcttgagccaccgcgcccggctccttttcttttttttttttttctttcctcatcccgggttcaagcaattctcttgcctcagcctcccaagtagctgggattacagatgcccgccaccacgcccggctaatttttttattttagtagagacggggtttcactatgttggccaggcttgtcttgaactcctgacctcgtgatctgcctgccttggcctcccaaagtgctgggattacaggcgtgagccaccgcgtccggcctctttctttatttctctctcttttatcttctttttttttttttttaatttttaattttcttgagacagggtctcactatgttgcctaggctggtcttgaacacctggcctaaagcgatcttcctgccttggcctcccaaagtgctggggttacagacatgagccaccacacctgcctcgACGTTATAATTAAAtactttgaaatgaataaaacatgttGTGTAAAAGCCACAGAGAATAAGAGCCAGAAGATGAGTTTTGATTAGGAAGATGGCAGGTGGTCTTACCctttccaactttttaaaaaattgaaagt
Encoded proteins:
- the NANOS1 gene encoding nanos homolog 1; protein product: MEAFPWAPRSPRRGRAPTPMALMPSARYVSAPGPAHPQPFSSWNDYLGLATLITKAVDGEPRFGCARGGNSGSGSPPSSSSCCSPHAGTGPGALGPALGPPDYYEDDDDDDSDEPGSRGRYLGGALELRALELCAGPAEAGLLEERFAELSPFAGRAAAVLLGCTPAATTNEATPREERAPAWAAEPRLHAASGAAAARLLKPELQVCVFCRNNKEAMALYTTHILKGPDGRVLCPVLRRYTCPLCGASGDNAHTIKYCPLSKVPPPPARPPPRSARDGPPGKKLR